In Amycolatopsis sp. EV170708-02-1, the following are encoded in one genomic region:
- a CDS encoding family 2 encapsulin nanocompartment cargo protein terpene cyclase: MTEQGALATLLAGPSGLGTSAARLAARLTAVPQEAPSPEEPGLDPAYAYRPWGDGSAPPLYCPVTERINDPLAVEVDRRLVLWAGECGFDEEECEQIGKAGFGRLVMLAHPDCEDPERLLISAKLNAAWWAADDLYADDTSLGAVPAELPPKLALAMAAMDPVPSLGEFSRDLDETLRNDRVLVALGSATDFLRRSGTAAQVQRVCYSTFAMFVSWTAYAAWRHSGKYPPAWEYLAARQHDSFYTSMTLIDVLGGYELTANLYYDPRVREAAIQAGTAAVLVNDVHSVTKDLEDESPPCNAVLLIADDRKCTIEEATAITVELHNDVVRDFQAAHEKLSTVPSAELQRFLRGLRGWMGGGFEWHSTSPRYRTKPAD; the protein is encoded by the coding sequence ATGACCGAACAAGGTGCGCTCGCCACGCTGCTGGCCGGGCCGAGCGGGCTTGGCACGTCCGCCGCCCGGCTGGCGGCCCGGCTGACCGCGGTTCCTCAGGAGGCTCCGTCACCTGAGGAACCCGGTCTCGACCCGGCTTACGCGTACCGGCCGTGGGGTGACGGGTCGGCGCCGCCGCTGTACTGCCCCGTCACGGAACGGATCAACGACCCGCTCGCCGTGGAGGTCGACCGGCGGCTGGTGCTGTGGGCGGGGGAGTGCGGCTTCGACGAGGAGGAATGCGAACAGATCGGGAAGGCGGGCTTCGGCAGGCTCGTCATGCTCGCCCACCCGGATTGCGAAGATCCCGAGCGACTGCTGATCTCGGCGAAGCTCAACGCCGCCTGGTGGGCGGCCGACGACCTCTACGCCGACGACACCTCGCTCGGCGCGGTGCCGGCCGAGCTGCCGCCGAAGCTCGCGCTGGCGATGGCCGCCATGGACCCGGTGCCGTCGCTGGGTGAGTTCAGCCGAGACCTCGACGAAACGCTGCGGAACGACCGGGTCCTGGTGGCGCTCGGCTCGGCGACGGATTTCCTGCGGCGATCCGGGACCGCCGCGCAGGTCCAGCGTGTCTGCTATTCGACCTTCGCGATGTTCGTGAGCTGGACCGCCTACGCGGCATGGCGGCACAGCGGGAAGTACCCGCCCGCGTGGGAGTATCTCGCGGCCAGGCAGCACGACAGCTTCTACACCTCGATGACGTTGATCGACGTCCTCGGCGGCTACGAGCTGACCGCGAACCTCTACTACGACCCCCGGGTCCGCGAGGCGGCGATCCAAGCCGGGACGGCGGCCGTGCTCGTCAACGACGTGCACTCCGTCACCAAGGACCTGGAGGACGAGTCGCCGCCCTGCAACGCGGTGCTGCTGATCGCCGACGACCGGAAATGCACGATCGAAGAGGCTACGGCGATCACCGTCGAACTGCACAACGACGTCGTCCGCGATTTCCAGGCCGCGCACGAGAAGCTGAGCACGGTGCCTTCGGCCGAACTGCAGCGGTTTCTCCGCGGATTGCGGGGCTGGATGGGCGGCGGTTTCGAATGGCACTCGACGAGCCCGCGATACCGGACGAAGCCCGCGGATTGA
- a CDS encoding SLATT domain-containing protein — translation MGDQGQAIGVEDERYEPLVRELVLIQQQTHQIARTQFVQSRIWWTINLLVGLPAAGVAAAAGGLALSGASRAGLVGVLALVSATLGSFQTVLGAQRRQSNAERCGNSYLEVRNAARRLARIDLETMEYSDARRTLEELTRRQEEINRSADPPSFLAMRVGRKLAYGSDLHPNLQPKDAFAIPAQS, via the coding sequence TTGGGCGATCAGGGACAAGCCATCGGGGTCGAAGACGAGCGCTACGAACCTCTTGTCCGCGAACTCGTGTTGATCCAGCAGCAGACCCACCAGATAGCCAGGACCCAGTTCGTGCAGTCACGGATCTGGTGGACAATCAATCTGCTAGTCGGCCTGCCCGCCGCCGGGGTGGCCGCCGCGGCCGGAGGGCTCGCGTTGTCGGGCGCGAGCCGAGCCGGTCTGGTCGGTGTGCTCGCGCTGGTTTCCGCAACACTGGGATCGTTCCAAACGGTGCTCGGCGCGCAACGGCGCCAGTCGAACGCCGAGCGCTGCGGGAATTCCTACCTGGAAGTCCGCAACGCGGCGAGGCGGCTTGCCCGGATCGATCTGGAGACGATGGAGTATTCCGACGCGCGGCGCACTCTCGAAGAACTGACCCGGCGACAGGAGGAGATCAATCGTTCGGCGGATCCGCCATCGTTTCTCGCCATGCGCGTCGGCAGGAAACTCGCCTACGGAAGCGACCTCCATCCTAATCTCCAGCCCAAAGATGCGTTCGCGATTCCGGCTCAGTCGTGA
- the ligA gene encoding NAD-dependent DNA ligase LigA, with amino-acid sequence MNARDRIQELADQIVVLRDAYYRGSPKVADADYDAIEDELRGLIEANPELAPEPNPLDQVGAPAVLHAPIRHSRPMLSLEKATKPEQVEAFFARFPGQPVVVMPKLDGLSLALVYENGRLARAVTRGDGTTGDDVTMLVRALTDGVPDKVDAPGRVEVRGEAVMLRSTFAAYNKVHPDKPLINPRNAAAGTLRAKDPATVAERRLQFFAFDLSTEPDSAETDLDGALRTLGFAAADMRHCEDAESAQAVITTIEQQRNDLDYDLDGAVLRLADRDAYAAAGTRSSSPRGALAFKFAAEEKTTVLADVVWDVGKTGKIAPVAWLEPVFVGGTTVTRATLANQEVIKARGIKIGDTVLVRRAGDVIPFVAGVLDAAKRTGEEREIVPPSVCPSCGEPLTEQGNSRELFCTNVACPAQTVRRLIHWASRAAADIDAIGGVWIERLAEAGILEHPSDFYRLTKEKLLEFDRIGDISATRMIESIDASRAVGLRRALIGLAIPMASEGTAARLCRAGFGSLEAVADAGEEGLVAVEDIGPKVAASLIEHLTRLRPELERLREAGVSLDVREEDLPPVVAAGAPLEGKTVVVTGSISDPRSGEKVPRPTFQRLCEKAGATIASSVSANTDLLITGADVGASKLTKAEKLEVEVVDQGVIWGQLIEAGVV; translated from the coding sequence GTGAACGCTCGGGACCGCATCCAAGAACTCGCCGATCAGATCGTCGTCCTTCGCGACGCCTACTACCGGGGCTCGCCGAAGGTGGCCGACGCCGACTACGACGCGATCGAAGACGAATTGCGCGGGCTCATCGAGGCGAATCCCGAGCTGGCACCGGAGCCGAACCCGCTCGACCAGGTCGGCGCGCCCGCCGTCCTGCACGCGCCCATCCGGCATTCGCGGCCGATGCTGTCGCTGGAGAAGGCGACCAAGCCCGAGCAGGTCGAGGCGTTCTTCGCCCGGTTCCCCGGGCAGCCGGTGGTCGTCATGCCGAAGCTCGACGGCCTGTCGCTCGCCCTCGTCTACGAGAACGGGCGGCTCGCCAGGGCGGTCACCCGCGGTGACGGGACCACGGGCGACGACGTGACCATGCTGGTCCGGGCGCTGACCGACGGCGTCCCGGACAAGGTCGACGCACCCGGCCGGGTCGAGGTTCGCGGCGAGGCCGTCATGCTGCGGTCCACTTTCGCCGCCTACAACAAGGTCCATCCGGACAAGCCGCTGATCAATCCGCGCAACGCCGCCGCCGGCACCTTGCGCGCGAAGGACCCGGCCACCGTCGCCGAGCGGCGTCTGCAGTTCTTCGCGTTCGACCTCTCCACGGAGCCCGACAGCGCGGAAACCGATCTCGACGGTGCGCTGCGGACGCTCGGGTTCGCGGCCGCCGACATGCGCCACTGCGAAGACGCCGAGTCGGCGCAGGCGGTAATCACGACCATCGAGCAGCAGCGCAACGACCTCGACTACGACCTCGACGGCGCGGTGCTGCGCCTGGCGGATCGCGACGCCTACGCCGCCGCCGGGACGCGGTCCAGTTCCCCGCGCGGGGCGCTGGCCTTCAAGTTCGCCGCCGAGGAGAAGACCACCGTGCTCGCCGACGTCGTCTGGGACGTCGGCAAGACCGGCAAGATCGCCCCCGTCGCGTGGCTGGAGCCGGTGTTTGTCGGCGGGACCACCGTCACGCGCGCGACGTTGGCCAACCAGGAGGTCATCAAGGCCCGCGGCATCAAGATCGGCGACACCGTGCTCGTGCGCCGCGCCGGCGACGTGATCCCGTTCGTGGCCGGCGTCCTCGACGCCGCCAAGCGCACCGGCGAGGAGCGGGAGATCGTGCCGCCCTCGGTGTGCCCGTCGTGCGGAGAGCCGTTGACCGAACAGGGCAACAGCCGGGAACTGTTCTGCACCAACGTCGCCTGCCCCGCGCAGACCGTCCGGCGGCTGATCCACTGGGCGTCGCGCGCGGCAGCGGACATCGACGCGATCGGCGGCGTCTGGATCGAGCGGCTCGCCGAGGCCGGGATTCTCGAACACCCATCGGACTTCTACCGCCTCACCAAGGAAAAGCTGCTGGAGTTCGACCGCATCGGCGACATCTCCGCCACCCGCATGATCGAGTCGATCGACGCGAGCCGGGCCGTGGGCCTGCGCCGGGCGCTGATCGGCCTCGCGATCCCGATGGCCTCCGAAGGCACCGCCGCGCGGCTGTGCCGGGCCGGGTTCGGCTCGCTGGAGGCCGTCGCAGACGCGGGCGAGGAGGGTCTCGTCGCCGTGGAGGACATCGGTCCGAAGGTCGCCGCGTCCCTGATCGAGCACCTCACTCGGCTCCGTCCCGAGCTCGAGCGGCTGCGCGAGGCCGGGGTCTCGCTGGACGTCCGTGAAGAAGACCTCCCGCCGGTCGTCGCGGCGGGCGCGCCGCTGGAGGGCAAGACGGTCGTGGTCACCGGATCGATCAGCGACCCGCGCTCCGGCGAGAAGGTGCCGCGCCCGACCTTCCAGCGGCTGTGCGAGAAGGCGGGCGCGACCATCGCGTCGTCGGTCTCGGCGAACACGGACCTGCTCATCACCGGCGCCGACGTCGGAGCGAGCAAGCTCACCAAGGCCGAAAAGCTCGAAGTCGAAGTCGTCGACCAGGGCGTGATCTGGGGCCAGTTGATCGAAGCGGGCGTCGTCTAG
- a CDS encoding calcium:proton antiporter yields the protein MAASHRRFPLSWTTVMPVLAIVVLALSWGRDLGAVPVIIVALALGGTVLAAVHHAEVVAHRVGEPFGSLVLAIAVTVIEVALIVTMMSSGGPEAGTLARDTVFAAVMITMNGIAGISLMVGARRYGETHFNPEGSGGALATVATLATVSLVLPTFTTSTPGPAFNGTQLTFAAVASLLLYGLFVLTQTVRHRDFFLPVDSEGSVKEEEHAELPTSKAALTSLGLLLVALVAVVGLAKVESPAIEAGVSAAGFPQSFVGVVIAMLVLLPETLAATRAARRDRMQTSINLAYGSAIASIGLTIPTIALASIWLDGPLLLGLGATHIVLLALTIAVSVLTVVPGRATRLQGGVHLVLLAAFLVLAINP from the coding sequence ATGGCCGCTTCCCACAGGCGCTTCCCCCTGTCCTGGACCACCGTCATGCCGGTCCTCGCCATAGTCGTGCTGGCGTTGAGCTGGGGCCGCGATCTGGGCGCGGTGCCGGTGATCATCGTCGCGCTCGCGCTCGGCGGGACGGTGCTGGCCGCGGTGCATCACGCCGAAGTGGTGGCGCATCGCGTCGGGGAACCCTTCGGCTCGCTGGTGCTGGCGATCGCGGTCACGGTCATCGAAGTCGCGCTGATCGTGACGATGATGTCCTCCGGCGGCCCCGAGGCAGGCACGCTGGCCCGCGACACGGTGTTCGCCGCGGTGATGATCACCATGAACGGCATCGCCGGCATCTCGCTCATGGTCGGCGCCCGTCGCTACGGCGAGACGCATTTCAACCCCGAAGGCAGCGGCGGCGCCCTCGCCACCGTGGCGACCCTGGCCACCGTCAGCCTCGTGTTGCCGACCTTCACCACCAGCACCCCGGGCCCGGCCTTCAACGGCACGCAGCTCACCTTCGCCGCCGTCGCCTCGCTGCTGCTCTACGGCCTTTTCGTGCTCACCCAGACCGTGCGCCACCGCGACTTCTTCCTGCCCGTCGACAGCGAGGGGTCGGTGAAGGAAGAGGAACACGCCGAGCTGCCGACCAGCAAGGCCGCGCTCACCAGCCTCGGGCTGCTGCTCGTGGCGCTGGTCGCGGTCGTCGGCCTGGCGAAGGTCGAATCCCCCGCCATCGAAGCGGGGGTCAGCGCGGCGGGCTTCCCGCAGTCGTTCGTGGGCGTGGTGATCGCGATGCTGGTGCTGCTGCCGGAAACGCTGGCCGCGACCAGGGCCGCGCGGCGCGATCGGATGCAGACCAGCATCAACCTCGCCTACGGTTCGGCGATCGCGAGCATCGGGCTCACCATCCCGACCATCGCGCTGGCGTCGATCTGGCTGGACGGGCCACTGCTGCTGGGCCTCGGCGCGACCCACATCGTGCTGCTGGCGCTGACGATCGCGGTCAGCGTGCTCACCGTCGTCCCCGGCCGCGCGACCCGGCTGCAGGGCGGGGTGCACCTGGTCCTGCTGGCCGCGTTCCTGGTGCTCGCCATCAACCCGTGA
- a CDS encoding TetR/AcrR family transcriptional regulator, which translates to MRADATRNLEAVLTTGARMLAHDPSATISAIAAEAGVDRRTVYRRFASREELLAAIYDSRLTAVEQVVRAARLTETAVPVALHRYVEGIIEVNRAWPVELTRMRAEPSIQDRRNRLSAEVDTFLQRATDEGFLRADVPDGWASRLLIQLLHLASREEMAAPRAADLLVETFLSGVGAR; encoded by the coding sequence ATGAGAGCCGATGCGACGCGAAATCTCGAAGCCGTCCTGACCACTGGCGCGCGCATGCTCGCTCACGACCCTTCGGCCACCATCAGTGCGATCGCCGCCGAGGCCGGTGTCGACAGGCGCACCGTCTACCGGCGCTTCGCCTCCCGTGAAGAGCTCCTGGCCGCCATCTACGACTCGCGGCTGACCGCGGTCGAACAGGTCGTCCGCGCCGCCCGGCTCACCGAGACGGCGGTCCCCGTGGCCTTGCACCGGTATGTCGAGGGCATCATCGAGGTCAACCGTGCCTGGCCGGTCGAGTTGACCCGGATGCGCGCCGAACCCTCCATCCAGGACCGCCGGAACCGGCTCTCCGCCGAGGTGGACACGTTCCTCCAGCGGGCCACCGACGAGGGATTTCTCCGCGCGGACGTCCCGGACGGCTGGGCGAGCCGGCTGCTGATCCAGCTCCTCCACCTCGCATCGAGGGAGGAAATGGCCGCCCCGCGCGCCGCCGATCTGCTCGTCGAGACCTTCCTGAGCGGGGTCGGTGCCCGCTGA
- a CDS encoding TetR/AcrR family transcriptional regulator, translated as MPRETLTRGQIVRAAVELLDSDGIEGLSMRQLGGRLGSAATSVYWHVQSKENLVVLACDAVWEEIDLPDLDGTDWRGAATTMAKGMYAMILGHPWLVPAMSTHLVYGPGKARHDDHLLGVFETAGFTARDADQATKVVFTFVLGTAVGAASEAAWKARLSRGGGDEAERLQETITRMTEVAMRFPRLRAQSEGWSADDQGVTAEHDLDFGLQTILDGLQVQLDARSGVGCTEPCSGPG; from the coding sequence ATGCCGCGCGAGACCCTGACCAGGGGACAGATCGTCCGGGCAGCCGTCGAGCTGCTGGATTCCGACGGGATCGAAGGACTGAGCATGCGACAGCTCGGCGGGCGGCTCGGCTCCGCCGCGACCTCGGTCTACTGGCACGTGCAGAGCAAGGAAAACCTCGTCGTACTCGCCTGCGACGCGGTGTGGGAAGAGATCGACCTGCCCGACCTTGACGGGACCGATTGGCGCGGCGCCGCCACCACGATGGCCAAAGGCATGTACGCGATGATCCTGGGGCACCCGTGGCTCGTCCCCGCCATGAGCACGCACCTGGTCTACGGTCCCGGAAAAGCCCGGCACGACGACCATCTGCTCGGCGTCTTCGAAACGGCCGGGTTCACCGCGCGGGACGCGGACCAGGCGACCAAGGTCGTGTTCACGTTCGTGCTGGGTACGGCCGTCGGCGCGGCGTCGGAGGCGGCATGGAAGGCCCGCCTCAGCCGTGGTGGAGGCGACGAAGCAGAACGGCTTCAGGAGACGATCACGCGAATGACCGAGGTCGCCATGCGATTCCCGCGGCTGCGTGCCCAGAGCGAGGGGTGGAGCGCCGACGACCAGGGTGTGACCGCCGAGCACGACCTCGACTTCGGCCTCCAGACGATTCTCGACGGCCTGCAAGTGCAGCTCGACGCGCGCTCCGGCGTCGGTTGCACGGAACCGTGCAGCGGGCCGGGGTGA
- a CDS encoding trypsin-like serine protease codes for MRRARRLGALAVSVLAATTALGGSASADTVQSFHTSLDPASVRESVRYLVENYRVSEQEALRRLELQTDSGKLDELLRRDRGAEYGGMWLDQDSGQLVVAMTEPAAAEPYLKAMPDRSAVRTQRVQHSLQQLTAAKERVAAKVGAGPDAVYLPSVSESENRVVLWERDWVARENAVVATEANTAQRAAADESGMVVPRVLKNPNALSTPNVDLGFCHPLYCTNYGPMRGGIRLDMKRDDGTWGGCTSGFNLRSTGGGFPGKGWVLTAGHCMRTKTNNTPTQHNGNDVLQQHGIEKSSYPYDYAALPYVNDAASTQWLEGQTGRNRVLKYCRNGGMDSNGDTPCGAQATSVDEYITSARKLADIKAGYVVCASGTASSKVNYPDSVDSGAGAGYLVGTRCGRVLSTDVGINTDLCARPGDSGGPLFSQADHAALGILVGNQQSRSGPCQAGELNNYAPIETITTDLSERIASQGSTFAVITTPNG; via the coding sequence GTGCGGAGAGCTAGAAGACTGGGGGCCCTGGCCGTTTCGGTGCTGGCAGCGACCACGGCACTGGGCGGCTCGGCGTCGGCCGACACCGTGCAGTCGTTCCACACCTCGCTCGACCCCGCTTCGGTCCGGGAGTCGGTGCGCTATCTCGTCGAGAACTACCGAGTGAGCGAACAGGAGGCGTTGCGCCGCCTGGAATTGCAGACCGACAGCGGCAAGCTGGACGAACTGCTGCGGCGCGACCGCGGCGCCGAGTACGGCGGCATGTGGCTCGACCAGGACAGTGGCCAGCTGGTCGTGGCGATGACCGAACCCGCCGCGGCCGAGCCGTATCTGAAAGCCATGCCCGACCGTTCCGCCGTTCGCACGCAACGGGTCCAGCACTCGTTGCAGCAGCTCACGGCGGCGAAGGAACGCGTCGCGGCCAAGGTCGGCGCGGGACCGGACGCGGTGTACCTGCCGTCCGTGAGCGAGTCGGAAAACCGTGTCGTGCTTTGGGAACGCGACTGGGTGGCGCGGGAGAATGCGGTCGTCGCCACCGAGGCGAACACCGCCCAGCGGGCCGCGGCGGACGAATCCGGCATGGTCGTCCCCCGAGTACTGAAGAATCCGAACGCGTTGTCCACGCCGAACGTGGATCTCGGTTTCTGTCATCCGCTCTACTGCACGAACTACGGTCCGATGCGGGGCGGCATCCGGTTGGACATGAAGCGGGACGACGGCACCTGGGGCGGCTGCACCAGCGGCTTCAACCTGCGGTCCACCGGTGGCGGTTTCCCCGGCAAGGGCTGGGTGCTCACCGCCGGGCACTGCATGCGGACGAAGACCAACAACACGCCGACCCAGCACAACGGCAATGACGTTCTACAGCAGCACGGCATCGAGAAGAGCTCGTATCCGTACGACTACGCGGCCCTGCCGTACGTCAACGACGCGGCGTCGACGCAGTGGCTCGAAGGCCAGACCGGCCGCAACCGGGTGCTGAAGTACTGCCGCAACGGCGGCATGGACAGCAACGGTGACACCCCGTGCGGTGCGCAGGCCACCTCGGTCGACGAGTACATCACCAGTGCCCGCAAGCTCGCCGACATCAAGGCCGGTTATGTCGTCTGCGCCTCAGGAACGGCGTCGAGCAAGGTGAACTACCCCGATTCCGTCGACAGCGGCGCGGGTGCCGGCTACCTCGTCGGGACGCGGTGTGGCCGGGTCCTGTCCACGGACGTCGGCATCAACACCGACCTGTGTGCTCGTCCGGGCGACAGCGGCGGTCCGTTGTTCAGCCAGGCCGACCACGCGGCGCTGGGCATCCTGGTCGGCAACCAGCAGTCCCGGTCGGGCCCCTGCCAGGCCGGTGAACTGAACAACTACGCGCCGATCGAGACGATCACCACCGATCTCAGCGAGCGGATCGCCAGTCAGGGATCCACCTTCGCGGTGATCACGACCCCGAACGGCTGA
- a CDS encoding class I SAM-dependent methyltransferase codes for MDERPITTAQRNFRRVADELESMGTQDRFTYIFRSRLWSSSSVSGPGSESVQTRELSDRLPALLDRFGVRTLLDLPCGDYGWLSEVELDLDRYIGADIVPDLIELNAERFRDDPVHEFRVLDLTADPLPSADLVLCRDCLVHLSFADIERALRNLRRSGSRYLLTTTFTELGTNADIVTGDWRPLNLCREPFGFPEPLAVLVEGCTEEGGAYADKSLGLWEISAIVD; via the coding sequence GTGGACGAACGACCGATCACCACGGCGCAGCGCAACTTCCGGCGGGTCGCGGACGAGCTGGAAAGCATGGGGACCCAGGATCGTTTCACCTACATCTTCCGCTCCCGATTGTGGAGTTCCTCGTCGGTCTCCGGGCCTGGCTCCGAGTCCGTCCAGACGCGGGAGCTGAGCGACCGGCTCCCGGCCCTCCTCGATCGCTTCGGGGTTCGGACGCTACTCGATCTTCCATGCGGTGATTACGGCTGGCTCAGCGAGGTGGAGCTCGATCTCGACCGGTACATCGGTGCGGATATCGTTCCCGATCTGATCGAGCTGAACGCCGAGCGGTTCCGGGACGATCCGGTCCACGAGTTCCGGGTGCTCGATCTGACCGCCGATCCGCTACCGTCGGCCGATCTCGTGCTGTGCCGGGATTGTCTGGTGCATCTGAGTTTCGCCGACATCGAGCGGGCGCTGCGCAACCTCCGACGGAGCGGTTCCCGGTACCTGCTGACTACGACTTTCACCGAATTGGGCACCAATGCCGACATCGTGACCGGCGACTGGCGGCCGCTGAACCTGTGCCGGGAGCCGTTCGGGTTCCCCGAGCCGCTGGCGGTGCTGGTCGAAGGATGCACGGAAGAGGGCGGCGCCTACGCCGACAAGTCCTTGGGGCTGTGGGAGATCTCCGCGATCGTGGACTAG
- a CDS encoding nuclear transport factor 2 family protein, with translation MTEDRPPYPPFTRETALRKVQAAEDAWNTRDPRKVSSAYTPDSVWRNRETFVRGREEIVTFLTAKWERELEYALRKNLWTFTGNRIAVRFQYEWHDQAGQWWRSYGNELWEFDEHGLMSRREASINDVAIPEAERRIFGPRPQEEHGIEFPLR, from the coding sequence ATGACGGAAGATCGCCCGCCCTACCCGCCGTTCACCAGAGAGACGGCGTTGCGGAAGGTCCAAGCTGCAGAGGACGCCTGGAACACCCGCGATCCCCGGAAGGTGTCGTCGGCGTACACGCCCGACTCCGTCTGGCGGAACCGCGAGACCTTCGTCCGAGGCCGGGAGGAGATCGTCACGTTCCTGACCGCGAAGTGGGAGCGAGAGCTGGAGTACGCGCTGCGCAAGAACCTCTGGACGTTCACCGGGAACCGGATCGCCGTCCGGTTCCAGTACGAATGGCACGACCAGGCCGGACAATGGTGGCGCAGCTACGGCAACGAGCTCTGGGAGTTCGACGAGCACGGCCTGATGAGCCGTCGCGAGGCGAGCATCAACGACGTTGCCATCCCCGAGGCCGAGCGACGCATCTTCGGCCCGCGCCCGCAGGAGGAGCACGGCATCGAATTCCCGCTCCGCTAG
- a CDS encoding TetR/AcrR family transcriptional regulator, with translation MPAAVTDEQNRVDREALLDSAEKLFYENGIQAVGMDQVRAASGLSLKRIYRFFEAKEDLVVAMLKRRDQRWRGSLAAHVEQVQDPRERVLSIFDWLAEWFAEPGFRGCAWINAYGEFGPSSAAVLAEVRTHKQAFHEQIENWVRATGRPVTEPVYLLAEGAIVTAGISGDPAPALQAREAVKALLTS, from the coding sequence ATGCCGGCCGCCGTCACCGACGAGCAGAACCGTGTGGATCGCGAAGCCCTGCTCGATTCCGCCGAGAAGCTCTTCTACGAGAACGGCATCCAGGCGGTCGGGATGGATCAGGTCCGCGCGGCGTCCGGCCTCTCGCTCAAGCGGATCTACCGGTTCTTCGAAGCCAAGGAAGACCTCGTGGTGGCGATGCTCAAACGCCGCGATCAGCGTTGGCGAGGCAGCCTGGCCGCCCATGTCGAACAGGTCCAGGATCCCCGGGAGCGCGTGCTCTCGATCTTCGATTGGCTCGCCGAGTGGTTCGCCGAACCCGGCTTCCGGGGCTGCGCCTGGATCAACGCTTACGGCGAATTCGGCCCGTCGTCCGCGGCGGTGCTGGCCGAAGTGCGGACGCACAAACAGGCGTTCCACGAGCAGATCGAAAACTGGGTGCGGGCCACCGGGCGACCGGTGACGGAGCCGGTCTACCTGCTCGCCGAAGGGGCCATCGTGACAGCGGGTATCTCCGGCGATCCTGCGCCGGCCTTGCAGGCGCGCGAGGCCGTCAAGGCGCTGCTCACCAGTTGA